From Parasphaerochaeta coccoides DSM 17374, a single genomic window includes:
- a CDS encoding ATP synthase subunit C yields the protein MGTFAFRRKVLVSLLITVLAMVVSTAVFAPGAFAATPAAAETTNTASSSGDLMWVVIAAAIAFGAGAIAAGMAISHVGSAAMGAISERPEIASQALIFIALAEGIVVFGFITALMILGKA from the coding sequence ATGGGTACATTTGCTTTTAGACGGAAAGTCTTGGTCTCCCTTCTGATAACGGTGCTGGCCATGGTCGTTTCCACCGCGGTCTTTGCACCGGGAGCTTTCGCGGCTACTCCGGCTGCTGCCGAAACGACGAATACCGCTTCAAGTTCCGGTGACCTGATGTGGGTCGTGATTGCCGCCGCAATTGCTTTTGGCGCAGGAGCCATAGCTGCGGGCATGGCCATCAGTCATGTCGGTTCGGCTGCCATGGGAGCCATCAGCGAAAGACCGGAGATTGCAAGCCAAGCACTTATCTTCATTGCTCTGGCAGAAGGTATTGTCGTGTTCGGCTTCATCACTGCATTGATGATTCTTGGGAAAGCCTGA
- a CDS encoding V-type ATP synthase subunit A — MQNRIVGQVKRVNGPVITAKNITDAMMMELVYIGEQQLIGEVVKLSDATATIQVYEDATGVAPGDNIYGSGMPLSVELGPGLIGTIYDGIQRPLEALKDISGDFIARGVDCPALDRNRSWHFVPIVHEGDTLRTGQVLGHVQENDNILHKILLPARHARTGDDAVREDAVVVTLMPEGDYAVTDIIAIVTYPDGKTAHISLMQRWPIRTPRPTERRMALDTPLLTGQRVIDVLFPLAKGGTVAIPGGFGTGKTMTQHAIASWCDADIIVYIGCGERGNEMTDVLREFPHIVDPRTGRSLMERTILIANTSNMPVSAREASIYTGITMAEYYRDQGYAVALMADSTSRWAEALRELSGRMEEMPAEEGFPAYLPTRIAEFYERAGRMQTFCGKEGSISIIGAVSPPGGDFSEPVTQHTRRFVRCFWGLDRALASARHYPAISWTESYSEYVDEVISWWNEHCEGQWGTARGVIMDLLQKEVRLQQIVKLVGSDALPDSQNFIIEVCSLFKTGFLQQNAFDDIDKYCSTLKQSAMLRIIVRYWELGSAAISKGVPLVKLRRLKAVQDIAKMRFTIGNDDEAAMDRLEVSLERSIQQLGGMYEEDV; from the coding sequence ATGCAGAACAGAATAGTCGGACAAGTGAAAAGGGTGAACGGTCCCGTCATCACCGCCAAGAACATCACTGATGCAATGATGATGGAACTGGTATATATCGGGGAACAGCAGTTGATCGGAGAAGTGGTCAAGCTGTCTGACGCGACCGCGACCATCCAAGTCTATGAAGATGCCACGGGTGTCGCGCCGGGGGATAATATCTACGGAAGCGGCATGCCGTTGTCCGTCGAGCTGGGACCCGGCCTGATTGGTACTATCTATGATGGCATCCAGCGTCCTCTTGAAGCCCTGAAAGACATCAGCGGAGATTTCATTGCTCGTGGCGTAGACTGCCCTGCGCTTGACAGGAACCGGTCATGGCATTTCGTTCCCATTGTCCATGAGGGCGACACTTTACGGACTGGTCAAGTCCTCGGCCATGTCCAGGAAAATGATAATATCCTCCACAAGATTTTGCTTCCGGCGCGTCATGCGCGGACTGGCGATGACGCAGTACGGGAAGATGCTGTTGTTGTGACTCTCATGCCGGAAGGTGACTATGCCGTGACGGATATAATAGCCATTGTCACCTATCCTGATGGAAAGACAGCACACATTTCCCTGATGCAGAGATGGCCAATCCGGACTCCCCGTCCCACGGAGAGGCGCATGGCGCTGGACACTCCGCTTTTGACGGGACAACGGGTCATCGATGTTCTTTTCCCCCTTGCAAAAGGTGGTACCGTTGCCATTCCAGGCGGCTTTGGCACAGGCAAGACCATGACGCAGCATGCCATAGCAAGTTGGTGTGATGCCGACATCATTGTGTACATCGGCTGTGGTGAGCGAGGTAACGAGATGACCGATGTCCTGCGGGAGTTCCCCCACATCGTTGATCCGCGCACCGGACGTTCCCTGATGGAGCGTACCATTTTGATTGCAAATACATCGAACATGCCGGTTTCCGCCCGTGAAGCAAGCATTTACACCGGCATCACCATGGCTGAGTACTATCGGGACCAAGGCTATGCCGTCGCACTCATGGCCGATTCCACCAGCAGGTGGGCGGAAGCCTTGAGGGAATTGAGCGGACGCATGGAGGAGATGCCTGCGGAGGAAGGTTTCCCCGCGTATCTGCCAACGCGCATCGCCGAATTTTACGAAAGGGCAGGTCGCATGCAGACTTTCTGTGGCAAGGAAGGCTCCATATCCATCATTGGAGCGGTTTCTCCTCCCGGAGGAGATTTCTCCGAGCCGGTCACACAGCATACCCGACGTTTTGTGCGTTGCTTCTGGGGACTGGACAGAGCCTTGGCCAGTGCACGGCATTATCCAGCGATAAGCTGGACAGAATCCTACAGTGAATATGTCGATGAAGTCATCTCATGGTGGAATGAGCATTGTGAAGGCCAATGGGGAACAGCCCGCGGCGTCATCATGGATCTTCTCCAGAAGGAAGTCCGGCTCCAGCAGATTGTCAAACTGGTAGGCTCTGACGCGCTTCCCGATAGCCAGAACTTCATCATCGAAGTATGTTCCCTTTTCAAGACAGGCTTCCTCCAGCAGAATGCTTTTGATGACATAGACAAATATTGTTCGACGCTCAAGCAATCGGCGATGCTCCGCATCATCGTCAGGTACTGGGAGCTGGGAAGTGCGGCGATTTCAAAAGGAGTTCCGTTGGTGAAGTTGCGGAGGCTGAAAGCTGTGCAAGATATCGCAAAGATGCGTTTTACCATTGGCAATGACGATGAAGCGGCCATGGATCGCCTTGAAGTGTCGCTGGAACGTTCAATACAGCAGTTGGGAGGCATGTATGAAGAAGATGTCTGA
- a CDS encoding Fic/DOC family protein, with protein sequence MLRNNFNLYNSGEAGLLYLIERKITTNTVKKLLERSEGKTIKVKDFDLPFLQGLHKEIFSGVYPWAGHMRTFNMAKGDTSFCPADYIATQGEYIRQKIQDTNYLRDMSKEDFAYKSTELFDLVNDLHPFREGNGRTQRVFFTLLGRQAGYELDFSKIPSELHNEAAIRAAHGDKRMLLDHFRKIVAPLREPNNVELLAVTKELFLGRELTR encoded by the coding sequence ATGCTGCGTAATAACTTCAATCTTTACAATTCCGGGGAAGCAGGACTTTTATATCTTATTGAGAGAAAGATAACAACGAATACTGTAAAAAAACTACTTGAAAGATCCGAGGGAAAAACTATTAAGGTCAAGGATTTTGACCTGCCATTCTTGCAAGGACTTCATAAGGAGATATTTTCTGGTGTGTATCCGTGGGCAGGGCATATGAGGACTTTCAATATGGCAAAAGGAGATACCTCTTTCTGTCCTGCTGATTATATAGCGACGCAAGGGGAATATATCAGGCAGAAGATTCAGGATACGAACTATCTTCGGGACATGTCAAAAGAAGATTTCGCATATAAATCAACGGAGCTTTTCGACCTGGTGAATGACTTGCATCCTTTCCGGGAAGGAAACGGACGGACTCAGCGGGTTTTCTTTACGTTGCTGGGGCGGCAGGCGGGCTATGAGCTGGATTTCTCCAAGATTCCTTCTGAGTTGCATAATGAAGCGGCGATCCGTGCAGCCCACGGGGACAAGAGAATGTTGCTTGACCATTTCCGGAAAATCGTTGCACCGTTACGTGAGCCTAATAATGTGGAGCTTCTTGCTGTGACTAAGGAGCTTTTTCTTGGAAGGGAACTAACACGATAA
- a CDS encoding RNA-guided endonuclease InsQ/TnpB family protein, with protein sequence MLIAHKIGLDPTNKQATYFARASGVARFAYNWALAEWKRLYEECKRDPDKSKPSQMSLRRHLNAIKREHFPWMLEVTKNAPQMAIMHLGVAFKNFFAGRARFPQFRKKGVHDRFSISNDQFSVKDNRIRIPGLGWVRMHERVRFAGKIMSGTVSRVADRWFVSITVDTPDLSHLPKAENQGAVGVDLGVSSLATLSTGEKVEGPKAHKRLLKRLRRLSRSVSRKKHGSCNREKAKRKLSRLHARISYIRNDALHKVTTDLTKRFHTVCIEDLNVKGMMCNRHLARSVADMGFFEFRRQLEYKANMRGGMIVVVDRFFPSSKRCSACGHKVEELPLSVREWTCPLCGARHDRDVNAAINVRDYAVSSTVSACGEDGSGCVSNRTVKPASAKQEVGSTSV encoded by the coding sequence ATGCTGATCGCCCATAAAATCGGGCTTGACCCGACCAATAAGCAGGCGACCTATTTTGCCCGCGCCTCGGGCGTGGCTCGGTTCGCCTACAATTGGGCGCTGGCCGAATGGAAGCGGCTCTATGAAGAGTGCAAGCGTGATCCCGACAAGTCAAAACCATCGCAAATGTCCCTGCGCCGCCACTTGAACGCCATCAAACGGGAACACTTCCCGTGGATGTTGGAAGTCACCAAAAACGCTCCGCAAATGGCGATTATGCACTTGGGCGTTGCGTTCAAGAATTTCTTTGCTGGACGCGCCCGTTTCCCCCAATTCCGCAAGAAAGGAGTCCATGACCGCTTCAGCATCTCTAACGATCAGTTTTCCGTGAAGGACAATCGCATCCGCATTCCAGGGCTTGGGTGGGTGCGTATGCACGAACGAGTCAGATTCGCGGGTAAAATCATGTCGGGCACAGTCTCCCGTGTCGCTGACAGATGGTTTGTGAGTATTACGGTGGATACGCCGGATCTTTCGCATCTTCCCAAAGCCGAAAACCAAGGCGCGGTAGGTGTGGATTTGGGCGTCTCCTCTTTGGCGACATTGTCCACGGGAGAGAAGGTGGAAGGACCGAAGGCGCATAAACGTTTGTTGAAGCGACTTCGTCGCCTCTCCCGGAGCGTGAGCAGAAAGAAGCACGGTTCGTGCAACCGGGAGAAGGCAAAAAGAAAACTCTCCCGGCTTCATGCCCGCATCTCCTATATCCGCAATGACGCGCTGCATAAAGTGACAACCGATCTCACCAAGCGATTTCACACTGTCTGTATTGAAGATCTGAATGTCAAAGGCATGATGTGTAATCGGCATTTGGCTCGCTCTGTGGCCGACATGGGATTCTTCGAGTTCCGGCGACAACTGGAGTACAAGGCGAATATGCGAGGAGGCATGATCGTCGTGGTTGATAGGTTCTTTCCAAGCTCCAAACGGTGTTCCGCCTGTGGGCATAAGGTGGAAGAACTGCCTTTGTCGGTGCGCGAATGGACGTGCCCACTGTGTGGCGCACGCCATGATCGCGACGTCAATGCCGCGATTAATGTAAGAGATTACGCCGTGAGTTCCACGGTGTCAGCCTGTGGAGAGGACGGCTCTGGCTGTGTGAGCAATCGCACGGTGAAACCTGCCTCGGCGAAGCAGGAAGTCGGCTCCACATCAGTATGA
- a CDS encoding V-type ATP synthase subunit F has translation MNYFVIGDEDTVLGFSLVGVAGLAATTPQEAKSVWDKALEDHLNAVIIITQDAADMIRTVVDRYLFSEAFPLVVEIPSPHGEGKSRDIRTLVNDAIGVSL, from the coding sequence GTGAATTATTTTGTGATAGGTGATGAAGATACTGTTCTCGGATTTTCTCTGGTAGGCGTGGCCGGGCTTGCTGCCACGACTCCCCAGGAAGCAAAATCCGTCTGGGACAAGGCACTTGAGGATCATCTCAACGCCGTCATCATCATCACCCAGGATGCCGCGGATATGATACGGACAGTCGTCGATCGTTATCTGTTTTCCGAGGCGTTTCCTCTGGTCGTGGAGATTCCGTCTCCTCATGGAGAAGGAAAGAGCAGGGATATACGTACGTTGGTCAACGATGCCATTGGAGTTTCCCTATGA
- a CDS encoding IS607 family transposase: MNTIVGIGVAAKALGVSVTTLRRWEAAGKLTPVRTTSGHRRYDLSKLIPEQYHPFGGERRTIAYARVSSHDQTNDLERQKQVLALYCARQGWTFEVVCDFGSGMNYHKEGLKRLLNDIMSGHIGRLVITHRDRLLRWGAELVFAICEAKSVEVVILNQGEDTNFEEDVAQDVLEIITVFSARLYGSRSHKTHKMLDGVKKAVESSQC; encoded by the coding sequence ATGAATACTATTGTCGGCATCGGTGTAGCCGCAAAGGCATTAGGTGTTTCCGTCACCACGCTCCGACGCTGGGAGGCGGCGGGAAAGCTGACGCCTGTTCGAACGACTTCCGGGCATAGGCGTTATGACCTTTCCAAACTTATTCCCGAGCAGTATCATCCTTTTGGTGGGGAGCGGCGCACTATCGCCTATGCCCGTGTTTCCAGTCATGATCAAACGAATGATTTGGAACGACAGAAGCAGGTTCTCGCATTGTATTGCGCCCGCCAAGGGTGGACGTTTGAAGTTGTCTGTGATTTTGGTTCCGGGATGAATTACCACAAAGAAGGACTCAAACGACTGCTTAACGATATCATGAGCGGGCATATTGGGCGCTTGGTAATCACGCATCGCGACCGGTTGTTGCGATGGGGAGCGGAGCTCGTGTTCGCCATCTGTGAAGCGAAAAGTGTTGAAGTCGTCATTCTCAATCAGGGTGAAGACACCAACTTTGAGGAAGATGTGGCACAGGATGTTCTGGAAATCATCACCGTGTTTTCCGCCAGGCTTTATGGCTCCCGTTCGCACAAGACTCACAAGATGCTTGATGGAGTAAAGAAAGCGGTGGAGTCCTCGCAATGCTGA
- a CDS encoding V-type ATPase subunit — MKSVVARYGYINARLRAKIGAFKENSLLPGMLRAETLVEAIQTLKNSRYADLVRIYDQTGDIQQVELGMLKDAIMDYHMVIDALDGVPQEIVRHLMGKLELENLKSVLRLWYSNIIRHHSIASRGVYVFTDTIRYPVKWSDIINAVNWEDVLYALHDTPYRDVLAAFDEHEIEQKGLFPVETALDKDWYEELIPLIHRLTGLDRTTAHDIYTMEIDFFNILALIRYGWYYSLPSAELEHGLIPYGHVASSPRTRQYLDMPVGDRNPEVLLNDRFPELAKATGMVTELTSPLHEDGDVGDTGGRKSRAIAAQTLRIERNLLELRRKKFTHILSDYPFTLGVVMAYFFLHKREVTAIRAVLNGKFYGWSEAQMREVLV; from the coding sequence ATGAAAAGCGTAGTGGCACGGTATGGGTACATCAACGCCCGGCTGCGTGCCAAGATCGGAGCATTCAAGGAAAACTCCCTTCTTCCGGGCATGTTGCGGGCTGAAACCCTTGTCGAAGCAATCCAGACATTGAAGAACTCACGCTATGCGGATCTTGTACGTATCTATGACCAGACAGGGGATATCCAACAGGTCGAGCTTGGCATGCTCAAAGACGCAATCATGGATTACCATATGGTGATTGACGCCCTTGATGGAGTCCCGCAGGAGATAGTCAGGCATCTCATGGGAAAACTGGAACTGGAGAATCTGAAAAGTGTTCTCCGGCTCTGGTACAGCAATATCATCCGACACCATAGCATTGCCTCCCGTGGGGTTTATGTTTTCACCGATACCATCCGCTATCCCGTGAAGTGGAGCGACATCATCAATGCCGTCAACTGGGAGGATGTCCTCTATGCTCTCCATGACACGCCCTATAGGGATGTCCTGGCCGCGTTTGATGAACACGAAATAGAGCAAAAGGGATTGTTCCCCGTGGAAACCGCTTTGGACAAAGATTGGTATGAAGAACTTATTCCCCTGATACATCGGCTGACCGGCTTGGACAGGACGACGGCGCATGATATCTACACCATGGAAATAGACTTTTTCAATATCCTTGCCCTGATTCGCTACGGGTGGTACTATTCCCTTCCTTCTGCTGAACTGGAACATGGCCTTATTCCTTACGGTCATGTTGCGTCCAGTCCTCGGACCCGTCAGTATCTCGACATGCCCGTCGGTGACCGCAATCCCGAAGTCCTGCTGAATGACCGGTTCCCTGAGCTGGCCAAGGCGACTGGTATGGTGACTGAATTGACATCGCCCCTGCATGAAGATGGTGATGTTGGTGACACAGGGGGAAGAAAAAGTCGGGCGATTGCCGCGCAGACCTTGCGAATCGAGCGCAATCTTCTGGAGTTGAGACGGAAAAAATTCACCCATATCCTGAGTGACTATCCGTTCACCTTAGGAGTCGTGATGGCCTATTTCTTTTTACATAAAAGAGAAGTGACTGCAATTCGAGCAGTGCTCAACGGTAAGTTTTACGGATGGAGTGAAGCACAGATGCGGGAGGTGCTTGTATGA
- a CDS encoding V-type ATP synthase subunit B — translation MKKMSETFPSGMLDRALLAGREYAGASRIDGPLVYMRKTHPVGYGELVEVLSSDGLRRSGQVLDTSDEAVVVQVFEGTSGLTLPGTSMHFMGEPLTLGVTEAMLGRVMDGLGRSRDGAAIPTGTEERDVNGTPINPTAREYPRDFIQTGISVIDAMTTLIQGQKLPIFSGNGMDHNKLAAQIVRQAKVRGGKSEFAIVFAAMGVKYDVARYFIDSFEQAGVLDDVALFLSLADDPSIERTITPRSALTLAEHLAFDKDKQVLVIMTDMTNYCESLREISTQRGEIPSRKGYPGYLYSNLAELYERSGKIAGRKGSITQLPILTMPNDDISHPIPDLTGYITEGQIVFDRTMSGRGIYPPIAPLPSLSRLMKDGIGEGMTRADHPHVSNQLFASYNHVREVRNLASVIGEEELTGLDQQYLAFGDFFERRFISQAFNDDRTIEQTLDLAWEALSLLPREELQRLTDDELNTHHKG, via the coding sequence ATGAAGAAGATGTCTGAAACCTTTCCCTCCGGAATGCTGGACAGGGCTTTGCTTGCAGGTCGTGAATACGCTGGAGCCAGCAGGATTGACGGCCCGCTTGTCTATATGAGGAAAACACATCCCGTGGGATATGGAGAACTGGTCGAAGTACTGTCCTCTGACGGACTACGCCGTTCAGGTCAAGTCCTTGATACCAGCGACGAGGCTGTGGTGGTGCAGGTGTTCGAAGGCACGAGCGGACTGACCCTGCCCGGTACGTCCATGCATTTCATGGGCGAGCCGTTGACGCTGGGCGTCACTGAAGCCATGCTGGGACGCGTCATGGATGGTCTGGGACGGAGTCGGGACGGAGCGGCTATTCCCACCGGCACGGAGGAAAGGGATGTCAACGGAACGCCGATTAATCCGACCGCCCGTGAATATCCCCGTGATTTCATCCAGACAGGCATCTCCGTGATTGATGCGATGACAACTCTGATTCAAGGGCAGAAGCTGCCGATTTTCTCTGGGAACGGCATGGATCACAACAAGCTGGCCGCTCAGATTGTGCGTCAAGCAAAGGTGCGGGGTGGAAAAAGTGAATTTGCCATCGTATTCGCCGCAATGGGTGTCAAATATGATGTCGCCCGATATTTCATTGACAGTTTCGAGCAGGCGGGCGTGCTAGATGATGTCGCGCTCTTTCTTTCCCTTGCCGATGATCCGTCAATCGAAAGAACGATAACCCCTCGCTCTGCACTGACGCTGGCGGAGCATCTGGCGTTCGACAAAGACAAGCAGGTTCTGGTCATCATGACAGACATGACCAACTACTGTGAATCCCTGCGTGAGATTTCTACGCAAAGAGGGGAGATTCCCTCCCGTAAAGGCTATCCCGGTTATCTCTATTCCAATCTTGCCGAGCTTTATGAAAGGTCAGGGAAGATAGCGGGCAGGAAAGGCTCCATCACCCAGCTGCCCATATTGACCATGCCCAACGATGATATCAGTCATCCTATTCCTGACCTTACCGGATACATCACGGAAGGACAGATTGTATTTGACCGTACCATGAGCGGGCGGGGGATCTATCCACCCATCGCTCCTCTGCCTTCACTGTCCCGTTTGATGAAGGACGGCATTGGAGAAGGGATGACCCGTGCGGATCATCCACATGTCTCCAACCAGTTATTTGCTTCCTACAACCATGTGCGTGAAGTGCGGAATTTAGCATCGGTCATCGGAGAGGAAGAACTTACCGGCCTGGATCAGCAGTACCTTGCCTTCGGTGATTTCTTTGAAAGACGTTTCATTTCTCAAGCGTTCAATGACGACCGGACGATTGAACAGACCCTGGATTTGGCGTGGGAGGCATTGTCCCTGCTGCCGCGTGAGGAATTGCAGAGGCTGACCGATGACGAACTGAATACCCATCACAAAGGATAA
- a CDS encoding V-type ATP synthase subunit I, whose amino-acid sequence MNLFTKPMSLLTAVILEAASQPVVNKLLSLGVMDFVRIEKISPAAAEKLSAHAPSRNREELEDLRQKIEALLASGGDVDYSSISLEPQTMTPVDVSESRRFLSGLASSVQKIKDSQKTNNQKFLSCQELVRYIREGRRQYYDLHVGTFPGVSDESVISRFQPLGAIVLPLNDSVSILLYLRRDGSRVNPLLDKLGWIESDDASLQRDAEKKILEKLDDEVRTLQDAVADLNRQAKDMIARKRGDLEVLWANIRLNQLSESMSLYFSHTRNTALFSGWVPVDQMRKVEAAIREASEGQSIIEWTSPAELPRSEIPVAVDAPSVLEPFERIVTNYNTPEYGTINPLLFVTVAYLCMFGLMFADAGQGLVLSIVGIIGSLMYKKNPARKEGMLTRNLCHLLIFLGGASVVAGALFGSYFGFPLFPPIWFNYHGVVNGHVSDGRIRTIYDILGITIKFGICIISLGLVLNWINLIRKKDWFTLILDKNGLVGGWLYGCGIYIGFAFVGSGYKTIPMTPLLTGGIVVPIVLLFLKGFLAYVLEFKAGGHRKKVGTVIIGAFMEWIVDVLEIFSGFLSNTLSFMRVAGLGIAHVSLMVAFADMAALVNGGIAGFLILLVGNVLVIALEGLSAGIQSLRLNYYEFFSRYFTGKGIAYEPIGLRTKK is encoded by the coding sequence ATGAATTTGTTTACCAAGCCCATGAGCTTGTTGACTGCTGTGATTCTTGAAGCTGCATCCCAACCCGTCGTGAACAAGCTGCTGTCTTTGGGCGTGATGGATTTCGTGCGGATAGAAAAAATCAGCCCGGCGGCCGCTGAGAAATTGTCAGCTCACGCTCCTTCCCGCAACAGGGAGGAACTGGAAGACCTACGCCAAAAGATTGAGGCTTTGCTTGCAAGCGGCGGAGATGTGGATTATTCTTCCATCTCCTTGGAGCCGCAGACCATGACTCCTGTCGATGTGTCCGAAAGCAGACGGTTTCTTTCCGGGCTTGCTTCATCGGTACAGAAAATAAAAGATTCCCAGAAAACGAACAATCAGAAATTCCTGTCATGTCAGGAGCTTGTCCGCTACATACGGGAAGGACGCAGGCAATATTATGACCTGCACGTCGGTACGTTTCCTGGAGTGTCCGATGAATCCGTAATCAGTCGTTTCCAGCCTTTGGGAGCCATAGTGCTTCCTCTGAATGACTCTGTTTCCATCCTCTTGTACCTGAGAAGGGACGGTTCGCGCGTCAATCCTTTGCTTGACAAGCTGGGATGGATAGAATCCGATGACGCCAGCCTCCAGAGGGATGCCGAAAAGAAAATACTTGAGAAACTTGATGATGAAGTACGTACCCTACAGGATGCCGTAGCGGATCTGAACCGACAAGCGAAGGACATGATTGCCCGCAAGCGTGGTGACCTTGAGGTTTTGTGGGCGAATATCCGGCTCAATCAGCTTTCTGAATCAATGAGTTTGTATTTCTCCCATACACGAAATACCGCCCTTTTTTCTGGCTGGGTTCCCGTTGACCAGATGCGGAAGGTAGAGGCCGCAATCCGCGAGGCGAGCGAAGGGCAGAGTATTATTGAGTGGACATCTCCCGCTGAACTGCCCCGTTCTGAGATTCCCGTAGCGGTGGATGCTCCCTCCGTTCTTGAGCCCTTCGAGCGCATCGTCACCAACTACAACACACCAGAATATGGGACAATCAACCCTTTGCTGTTTGTCACGGTCGCATATCTCTGCATGTTCGGCCTGATGTTCGCCGATGCGGGACAGGGGCTTGTTCTGAGCATCGTTGGTATCATCGGCTCACTGATGTACAAGAAAAATCCCGCCCGCAAAGAAGGAATGCTGACCAGGAATCTCTGTCATCTTCTGATATTCCTTGGCGGGGCATCCGTAGTGGCCGGTGCTTTGTTCGGTTCTTATTTCGGATTTCCCCTTTTTCCGCCCATATGGTTCAATTACCATGGCGTGGTGAACGGGCATGTATCCGATGGAAGAATCAGAACCATCTATGATATTCTGGGAATTACAATTAAGTTCGGTATCTGTATCATCAGTCTTGGGCTTGTCCTGAACTGGATAAACCTCATCAGGAAAAAGGATTGGTTCACCCTGATCCTTGACAAGAACGGTTTGGTCGGAGGGTGGTTGTATGGTTGCGGAATCTACATTGGTTTTGCGTTCGTCGGAAGCGGGTACAAGACAATTCCCATGACGCCCCTTCTCACAGGAGGGATTGTCGTGCCTATTGTCCTTTTATTCCTGAAAGGGTTCCTTGCCTATGTGCTGGAATTCAAGGCAGGCGGACACAGGAAGAAGGTCGGCACTGTCATCATTGGCGCGTTCATGGAGTGGATTGTCGATGTTCTTGAGATATTCAGCGGCTTCCTGTCTAATACGCTGTCGTTCATGCGTGTCGCTGGCCTGGGTATAGCACATGTCAGCTTGATGGTGGCGTTCGCTGATATGGCGGCACTGGTGAATGGGGGAATCGCAGGATTCTTAATCCTGTTGGTCGGTAATGTCTTGGTCATTGCACTTGAAGGATTATCGGCTGGCATACAGTCGCTGAGGTTGAATTACTATGAGTTTTTCTCTCGCTACTTCACGGGAAAAGGAATTGCGTATGAACCCATTGGGTTGCGTACAAAGAAATAA
- a CDS encoding H+transporting two-sector ATPase E subunit, with protein sequence MTTADMNTDIKVRDSVLLSGIMKEAQDKADRIVEAAQAKAKVRILQAQEQAKKQCHDERTANDMRIQTVHLQIESARRNILRKAQLLKQDRYRTQVMDKVKELLYQRVHEKGFSAILTTWIAEATVGLGVSEAKVAYSEETPVTEKILHDAERLVREKTGFAVTLALDERRLGEPGIRVTSLDDAISFSNHISDRLRRFDREIKNLVDKRTCRTE encoded by the coding sequence ATGACTACTGCTGATATGAACACTGACATAAAGGTTAGGGACAGCGTGCTTCTTTCCGGCATAATGAAGGAAGCTCAGGATAAAGCGGACAGGATTGTGGAAGCGGCACAGGCGAAAGCCAAAGTGCGCATCCTTCAAGCCCAGGAGCAGGCGAAAAAGCAGTGCCATGACGAGAGAACTGCCAATGACATGCGCATCCAGACAGTCCATCTACAGATTGAGAGTGCCCGCAGGAACATATTACGGAAAGCACAGCTCCTGAAACAGGACAGGTACAGAACCCAGGTCATGGACAAAGTGAAGGAACTTCTTTACCAACGTGTTCATGAAAAAGGGTTTTCAGCCATCCTGACAACATGGATTGCCGAAGCTACGGTCGGTCTTGGCGTTTCGGAGGCGAAAGTAGCGTATTCGGAAGAAACCCCTGTCACTGAGAAAATCCTGCATGACGCGGAACGGCTTGTCAGGGAGAAGACAGGGTTTGCTGTCACTCTTGCCTTGGATGAGAGGCGGTTGGGAGAACCCGGCATACGGGTTACATCCTTGGATGATGCCATTTCATTCAGCAACCACATCTCTGACCGTTTGCGTCGGTTCGACCGAGAAATCAAGAATCTGGTGGATAAAAGAACATGCAGAACAGAATAG